The Nocardia sp. NBC_01329 sequence CGGAATCTGTGCTGGTTAGTCCGGTTCCATGGCTTGTCCCGGGTCGTTGTGGGCGGCCTGGTGGTGTGATCAGTGTGCCATGCCGAGGCGGTTCTGCTGCTGCGATTGAGCTGTAAGTGTTGTCGAGATCGTCCCCACCGCCGACGCGCTTCGTATCGGCCGTCGGGCAGTTGCCGGGTACAGGGTGCGTCGGCGGTGCTGGGCGTCAGTGCCGGGTTCGATATATAAGCTGCCTGCGCCCGCCCGGCGCAATGAGCACATGTCAGAACAGCAGCAGCTGGTCGGTGTCCGGAACCTTCTGCCGGTTGACCCGATGAATATGAGCCCGATCGCCTGTGATCGCTGACGCGGCTCGCGAACTGTTCGATGGTGTTGCTGGATCGTGTAGAGGAGCGGCAGGTCGCCTGGTTGCTGGTGGCTGGTAGTTGCCGATCTGGAGCGCCGGTGGGCAGCTCGGGATTTCTCCAGGAGCAGTGTCTGGCGAGAGCGTGTGGCTGCAGTTGACGCAGGTGAGCGGTTGCCGAACATTCCGGATTCGCCGGAATTGAGGGGCGTCGGTGTATGCCGGGAGATGGCCGTTCTTCACAAACCTGTTCTGGAGCCGGACCCAGCGCAAGTGAGCGAGCGCCTCAGGGTCGGCGATGGGTGGGCGCCCAGTAATGCCCACCACCACCACATTCGGGACGGGACTGGAGGTCCGGGAGGGATCAATGTGCACCGGGTCGGTCGCGGGAGTGGGATGATGGTGCTGGTTGAGGCGATGGCGTCGACGTGTTCGCAGGAGTTCACGTTCGTGGTGTAGCGCGTCTGTCAATGACTGGTGCAGCTGGCTGGGGATCGCGAGACCGCGCGGGGTCAAGGTGAGATCGTCTAGTCGGCACGGGTGCGCGAGCAACTCGTCGTAGACGCACGGCGGCAGGTGCGGTACCCGGTGGGTGGGATTATCCTCGGTCGGCGGTTCTGGCCATAGGGTTCGGTGCGGTGCTCCGACCATCACGGAAGCGGACCGCTGGGCGGGGTCCAATGTCCACAGGTGTTGACGGCTGTCGGGATCGCTGAGCACGATCCAGTGCGGACGGCTGGTGGGATGCCAGAACCAGACATCGACGACTCCGTTGCGTCGGTAGTCGTGATGTCTTTGGCTCCACTCCGCATCGGTCAGCGGCCCCCCTTGGACTTCGAGAGCTACTTCCCGGCGGTCGGCGAATACGACGCGGACATCGGCGCGGCGTTCTCGGCGGGGCAACCACACCTCGGTATCGGCTTCGACCACCCCCGGCTGACGGAGAGCCCACTCGGCCAGCACTGCCTTGCCGGTCAGATGCCACAGCGTCTCAGGATGATGCCGGCCGCCGACGGGCGCGAACCCGGGTGGATGGGCGAAGTGCGGTCGGCGCTGCCCGCCCACGCGGGCGCGGACCACCACGGGCACTTCTTTGCCGAACTCGGTGAAACAGGCCGCGCATACCAGCGACCTGTCACCGACGAGGCTTTTGCGCCTGAAGTCGTGTACGTGCGGGTCGGCGGGATCTGTCGGCGCGCAGACGTACTGCCCGCACGAGAGATCGAGCGCGACGGTGAGCTGGTCGGAGAAACCCACTCGGACACCCCTGTCGAATAGACGATGAGCCCTCCGGCAGACGCGGGAAGGCTACGCAGGGCCGCTCTATTCGAGAAAGAAGGGGTTCGGCTGAGTTCAGTTCAAGGAGCCTGGAACGGCTGAAGTATCTGTATGGGTATGGGCGCCGAGTGGGTGTGAAGGTTTGAGTGGGTGCTGTGCGGCCTGGCTCCAGGTTACGGCGGTGCGAGGCGTCTGTCGAGAAAAACTGTTGTGCAACATCTTCGACAACTTTCCATCTGACAACACCGCCGCGGAGCTCGCAACCCTGATCGAGGATCACGTAGCCCTGTGGGGCCGACCCAAACATCGACTGCTCATCAAGCCCCACTTCTCGCCCTCGGCCATCGTCACCGGGCGGGGCGAAGCTGGCCGCCATGGGTGCAGGGTGCCGGAGGGAGCGCGCTTTCGAGGCTGGGGTGCGGAAGTTGGCGGATGAGTCAGGATATCGGGCGCAGGGTAGGACTTGAATCCCTCAGTGCGGCAGATTTACCGATTCGGTGTGTTCGATCACATCGAACGGTAGACGATATTGATCGAGAGGATCAAGCGCTGGTTTTCTGTGGCGCACGATGGTTGTTGATCCTAGTGTTGGTTCTGTCGGCCACTTCTGGCGTGTGGTGAGGTTCCCCCGCTTTCCCTTGGAGGGCTCTGAGCATGGTCCGGTAGGACCAGGAAGGAGCCCCGCGTGGCAGCACCGAAGAAATACCCGGACGAGCTGAAGGCCCGAGCAGTCCGACTGTATCTGGAGTCGGACCCGAAACCGACGATCCGCAAACTCGCCCAGCAGTTGGGCGTGCATCACGAGGCCTTGCGGAATTGGATCCGCCAAGCCGACACCAGTGGCCAGCGATCGGAACCAGCATCGACCGATCTGGCCGAGGAGAACAAGCGGCTGCGTAAACAGGTCGCCGAGTTGGAGCGGGTCAACGACATTCTGCGGTCGGCGAGTGCGTATTTCGCCTCGGAGCTCGGCCAGACCCGGAGGTGATCGTGCGGTTCGTCAAGGACAGCCGGCACCCGGTCGAGCTCGTATTGCGGGTGCTCGGGATCGCCTCGTCGACCTACTACTGGTGGTGCAAACGCCTCGACGTGCCTTCGGCTCGGCAGATCGCCGACGAAGCCTTGCTGGCTGAGATCGTCGATATCCATACCAGCTCCGCCGGCACCCATGGTTCTCCGCGAGTGCATGCGATGCTTGCCCGCCGCGGTGTCTCGGTGGGCCGCAAAAGGGTGGAGCGGGTGATGCGTGGCGCCGGGTTGCAGGGCGCTTTCCTGCGGAAACGGTGGCGCATCGCCTCGACACGAACCGATCCGCGGGCGGCGCCGGCACCGGATCTGGTCGAGCAGTCTTCACCGCGGATCGGCCGAATCGGCTGTGGGTGGCTGACGCGACCAGGATCCCCTGTGGTCAGGGCACGTTCTGGCTGGCAGCGGTGCGGGACGCATTCTCCAACCGGATCGTGGGCTGGAAAACCTCAGACCGCTGCGACACCGAACTGGTGCTGGGTGCACTCGAGTTCGCAGTCTGGAGCCGCGACATCCGCGATGGCGAACTGATACACCACAGCGACAGGGGGCTCGACCTACACAGCGATCCGGTTCGCTAACCGGCTGGCCGACAACGGGATCGCCCAGTCGATGGGCTCGGTCGGCGACAGCTACGACAATGCGCTGATGGAGAACTTCTTCTCCACATTGAAGACCGAACTGGTCTATCGCCGAGCCTGGCGGACCCGGGACGAGGCCGAGAACGCCCTGTTCGCATACATCGATGGCTGGTACAACAGCCAGCGCATCCAGAAGAAGCTGGGTTGGCGATCACCGGACGAGTTCGAAGCGAGCTACCATCACCCGGTTCCGGCTAGTGCCTCGTCAAGCAACGTTGGATAGGTAATCGGGGCGCCGGATTGTGGAGTTGACGGCGAAGTCTCGTTTGGGTCGGGCGTGCTGGTTGTGCCAGCGGATGTAGGCGCCGATCGCGGCGTCTTGTTCGTTGTGGCTGTGGTGGTCGGTGCCGTTGAGGGCGAAGTACCGCAACGCGGCGAGTTCCGATTCGATCCAGTTCAGCCAGGACGAATAGGTCGGCAGGAACACCAACTCCACGTTGTTGGCCGCGGCCCAGTCCCGAACTTCGGCCCGTTTGTGCGGGGAGAAGTTGTCGGCGATGACGTACAGCTTCTCGCCGGGCCAGCGGGCCCGCAGTGTTTTCAGGAAGGCCAGAAACTCGATCCATCGTTTGCGGTCCCGGATCCGGTAGTGAATACGGCCGGTGGCCAGGTCCAACGCCCCGAGTAGATGCCGCACTCCGTGGTCGCGGTGGTAGGTCGCCCGCAGCCGGCGCGGCTTGCGGGCCGGGAACCAGCCGCGCCCGGGGCGGGGTTGCAGGTTCAACGGCCCGAACTCGTCGACACAGATCACTCGCCCGTCGGCGGGTGGGTGGTCGTAGAGGTCCAGGATGCGGTTCATCTTGGTGGTGAAGTCGGGGTCGGTGCCTGCTTTCCAGGTCTTGGTGGCCTGCCAGGACACGCCCTGCTCGCGCAGGATCGTGCGTAAGGTTTCGCGGCTGATATCAGCGATTTTGCTGGTGGCCAGCATGTCTCGGAGTTTCGACAGGCTCCACGTCGAGAACGGATAGCCGAGGTCGCGGGGGCAGCACCGGGCGATGCAGGCGATACGTTCACGCGTCGCCCGATCGGTCTTCGGCGGTCTGCCCCCGCTCCATTTTGGGTCCAATGCTTCGAACCCCCGTTCGTTGAAGTCGTGGATCACTTGCCGCACATAGGCTTCCGAGACCTGCATCAGCCTCGCTATCGCCGGAACGGGTTGATGTTGCGCTGAGGCCATCACCACGATCGCGCGTCGGGTCCTGATCGGCTGTTTGCTGGTTTTGGTGATCTTCTGCAGTCGGCGTCCCTCTTCCGGGGACACCTCCCGCACGAATACTTCTGGTTTCCGGGCCATCGACACCACCTCCACGGGCAGCATCGCCGTCGGCAAGCACACGATCAAACCGACACCCCGGAATACCGGCGCAACCTATCTGGACGAGGCACTAGAACCTGATTACCCCGCTCTCCAGCAATGCGGGGGATGAGGTTCACCCCGAATGGTGGACACGGGATCAAGCAGCTGTAACAGCCGCGAAGAGTGATTGTTCATAAGCGATCGGGCTGATCATCCCGATCGTGGAGTGACGGCGCCGAGTGTTGTACCAGTGCATCCATTTGTCAACCGCGCGGCAACGAGTTCGGTCTTCGTCAAGTAGGTATGCCGGTAGTAGTGTTCGTGTTTGAACGTCGACCACAGCGATTCCGCGCCGGCGTTGTCCCAGCAGATCCCGGTGGCACCCATCGACCGGTGCAGGCCATGCCGATGGCAGGCCGCTGCCATGGCCGACGCAGTGTATTGACTGCCGCGGTCCGCATGTAAAACAGTTCCGCGGCCGTGGCCGCCGCGTGCGGCGATCGCCTTGTCCAGGGTATCGGTGACCAGCTCGGTGCGCATATGGTCGGCCACCGACCAGCCCAGCACCCGCTTGGAATGCTCATCCTTGATCGCGCACAAATACATATCACCTTCTCCGCAGGTCAGATAGGTGATATCGCTCGTCCAGACCGCGTCGAGACGGCCCTGGTCGAACCGGCGACCGACCAGATCCGGCGGGAACGACGCCCGCGGGTCGACCACCGTGGTCACGACTTTGAAGGTGCGCGGGCTGATCCCCTCGATCCCGACCTGAGCCATGATCTTGGCGACGGTCTTCTCGGTGACCCTCTCCCCGGCCTCCCGCAGATCAGCGGTGATCCGCGGCGCACCGTAGGTGCCGGCGGACTCCCGGTGATGCGCCACGATCTTGACCGCCAGATCGGCACGGCGCTGCGCGGCAGGCGTCAAAGACGTCGACCGGCAGCGTTTCCGATACTGGTAATAGCCTGACCGCGACACCTTCAGCAGCCGCGCCATCCGCGCGACGTCCTCACCGCCACCGCTGGTGAAACTGTTGGGGGCGGCGCACTCTGCCATCAGCTCGAACCGGGCCGGTTCTGCTGCATCGCGGCAAAGTACGCCGAGGCTTTTTTCAAGAACGCGATATCTTTGTCCTGCTCAGCTACCTGTTTGCGTAACCGCAGCAACTCCGCCCGCTCGGCACCGGATAGCGGCTGTTCACGATGCACCGCGGCCGCTTCGACGCGGCGGCGTTCATCGGCGACCCACCGGCCCAGCAGGCTCTCGTGCACGCCGAGTTCGCGGGAGACCTCGGCGACCGTGCGACCGGAATCGATCACCCGATGAGCAGCCTCGACCTTGTACTCGGTCGTGAACGACCGACGTTTCCGAGACACAGCAGACATCCTTCCGCAGGATCAACGATCCTGCTAACTCGGTGTCCACTACCCGGGGTGAGCCTCAGTGGACCATCCCCGCGCGTGCGAGGCCGACGGGCTGGTCGTTCTCGGTGACGCGGCATGCACAGGACCATCCCCGCGCGTGCGGGGCCGACACTTCCTGAACTGGCCATTTTCGTGCTGGGTGGTGTTTTTCATTCACTTCGTCGGGACTATGGATAGATGGTTGCTGGAACGCTCTGCAGAGGGTGCATATAGCCCTTCATAGCACCACATGTTGATCTTGGTTCGCTAAGAAGGGCTCCGGAGTCCAGTGCTATTCCGTGACCGGCGGCACGGAGCGGTGGCGACGAAATCCAGCTGTCGATGACTGATGTCGGGGCATAGGGGTGCGACCGGCGGTGTGTCAGCCGCTGGTTGTGTCGGTGGGTCTTTTTATGGTGGCGCCATGACTGTGGATGGGGATGTGAGGTCGGCTGGGTGCCCAGACTTGTCTGGCTCCGAAGAAGCATGGTTGGGCGCTATTTGGGGGAAGTCTGCTGGTCGTGCTGGTGGCACGGTGAATCTGTTGCTTTCGCATCTGCTGGATACGGCAGCTGTTGCAGAGTTGATCTGGGATAGGTACTTGGCGGAGTCGGTCCGTCATCAAGTGTCACTGGTTGCCGGCGGTGTTGATGCGGGTCGACGGTTGTTCGTATGGCTATGTGGTGTGCACGATCTGGGCAAGGCGACGCCCGCGTTTCAGTCCGTGGACCGTCACGGTGCCGCTGCGGTTCGCAGCGTGGGGTTGGGTTGGGATGAGCGCGCGGTCAAAGCACGGCGGTGGAGGCACGAGAAGGCCGGGGCGAGGGTGCTGGAGAGCCTGCTTCAGGAGGCCGGGTGGGGTGCTGAGCAGCGAGACTGGGTGTGGCCGTTGGTGGCCGGGCATCACGGGCAGTTTCCATCGCTGGGGGATTTGGGGCCTGGTCGGCGTCGTGAGCCTGAGTTGCGGGGTACGGGTGATTGGCCGAAGGCTCAGCGAGCGTTGCTTGCGGTGTATACCCGGGCGCTGGGGTGTGGCGAGCTTTTTGATTTGGAGCCGCGGGTTGTGCCGTCGCGAGCGCTGCAGTTGGCGTTGAGCGGGTTCATCATTATGGCCGATTGGATCGCAAGTGGGGAGCACTTCCCGGGCCTTGATCGTTTGGACCAGGTCAACGTCAAAGGGGCACGCGCGAGAGCTGAGAAGGCATGGGAAGCAATCGGCCTGGCTCGCGGATGGGGCCGGATTCCGGAGCCTTCGGCCGACGATTTCGAGTCGCGATTCGGTGCTCTACCGCGAGCGTCGCAGCGTGTGGCGATCGAGTGTGCGGCGCGTATGGCGCGTCCTGGGTTGATGGTCGTGGAGGCGCCTATGGGGGAAGGTAAGACGAGGACGGCGTTGCTGTGTGCGGAGGTGCTGGCGGCGCGGTTCGGGTTCGACGGGGTGTTCGTGGGGATGCCCACCCAGGCGACAAGTGACCCGATGTTCACGCAAGTGCGGGCATGGGTGGAGAAGGTAAACGCCGATGTTGCGGCCGGGGTTGCGTTGCTGCACGGCAAGCGTCGCTTCAACGCGGAGTGGCGAGGGCTTGTCGAATCCGCTCAGGGTGGGGATGCGGAGTTCGCGAGTGTGGGTGAGGACGAGTTCGGGCTCGATGATCCTTATGGCTGTGCGGAGTTCGACCCGTGTACGTGGGAGAGGCCGGTCCGTACGGTGCCGGCCGAATGGTTCCTCGGAGCGAAACGAGGATTGCTGGCGCCCTTCGTGGTCGGCACGATCGATCAATTGTTGCTGGCGGCGACGCGGACCAAGCATGTGATGCTACGTATGGCCGGGTTGGCGGGGAAGGTCGTCATTCTCGACGAGGTGCATGCGGCCGACGTGTACATGTCGGAGTTCCTCGTGGAGGGGCTGCGCTGGCTCGGCCAGGCCGGAGTTCCGGTCATCCTGTTGTCGGCTACGTTGCCGCCGCAGCAACGCGAGCGGCTCCTCAGTGCTTACCTGGCCGGTGCCCGCGGCGCCGAGGAACTCGAGCGGATCGTGGTCGAGGCGGAACCGGGGTATCCGAGGGTGACCACGGCGTGGGCGGACACTTCGGGTAGCCCGGTGGTCGAGCAGGCCGCTGCACCGGCCTGGCGGGCAGAACCCCTGCGGGTCAACGTCCAGGTGTTCGAGGAAGGAAGGTCGATCACCGAGCTGCTGCGCGATCGCCTGGCCGAGGGTGGTTGCGTGCTGATCATCCGCAACACGGTCGACCGGGCCCAGCAGGTCTACGAGGAGCTGACGTCTGTGTTCGGGTCTGCAGTGCGGCTGCTGCACGCGCGGATGCACATCCGTGAGCGCGCCACGGTGACTGAGGAATGTCTCAATGTTCTGGGCCCGAAAAAAGATGGGGTGCAACGACCTCTGTCCATCGTGGTTGCCACTCAGATCGCGGAACAATCGTTCGACGTGGACGCTGACCTGCTGATTACTGATCTGGCGCCGATGGACTTATTGCTGCAACGGATCGGACGCATGCACCGCCACGACGGAGTCATCCGTCCCCCGGGGCTGCGTGAGCCGACCGTGATAGTCACCGGCTTCACCCCCCGCGGAGACGGTCCACCGCAGTTCGACGGTGGCAGCGAAGCGATCTATGGGCGATACCCACTACTTTGCAGCGCGGCAGCAGTCCTGCAGGCCGAAGGAGAAGGCTGGAAGGTTCCTGCCCAGGTCCCCGAGCTGGTAGTCGCCGCCTACGACGGGCAGGTGAGGACCCCTCAGGCATGGGCATCCGAAGTCGCGGACGCGTCGCAGTCATGGATCGCCGATCAACAGAAGCGGGCCGACACGGCGGCACAGTTCGTGCTGACCCGGCTCGGCGAGCACGAGTACCCGACGTTGGAGGGCCTGCACCGCGGGGAGTACGTCAAGGACGATGACGTCCGCGTCCGTGACGGCGAAGAATCGATCGAAGTGATCCTGGTACGGCAGGACGACCACGGTTACCGAGCCGAGAACGGGCGCCGGCTCGGGCCGAACGGTGAGGTCGATGCCGAGGTTCTCGACGACGTTCTCGGCGGGACACTTCGGCTGCCGACGCGACTTACCCGATCTGGAATGGAGTCGCTGAGAACGCTGGACGGATGGCGGGATCACCCATGGCTGCGCTACAGCCGTGCGTTGGTCCTCGACCGCGACAGCCGGGCGAGGGTCGGCGAGGCCAAGGTTCGTTACGAAGAAAAACTCGGCCTACGTGTCGAGTGACGCGGTGAGTACAGAAAATACGTCACCGCGCCACTCCCCGCCGCTGCGGGGCCGACTGGGAGTCCAAACACTGTTCTGGACCATACCTGCCGGAACAAACCGGAAGGTATGACTCTAGTTTTCCATACCGCCGGACAAGCGAGTGAAGTACGCTCCGGAAACACCTTAAACATTGTTCCTTATCGAATGGATGAGAGCGTGAATGAAGGCGACTTGATTCGGGTAGTTCCGCTGTTGCCCTGCAGGTTCGACGACGGTTCTGTCGAGGCGCTTCCGGTGTGGCGCGCGTTGGTGGACAGCCATCGGATCGTCAGCATCGATGTGGAGGTGCCGACAATGCTGCCGGCGATCTTGCGTCAACTGCTGCTGCCGATCGTGCTGCATGCGCTCGGGTCGCCGCGGTCTCGACAAGAGTGGGGGCAGCGATTCGACCGCGGATGCTTCGATGCCGCTGAGGTCGAGGCGCTCGACGCGTATCTGGCTGAGTATGGCGACCGGTTCGACGTACTGCATCCGGTGCATCCGTTCGGCCAGGTCGCTGGTCTTCGGACGAAGAAAGGTGAAACCAAGGGGGCTGCGTTGCTGGTGGCCACAGCGCCCTCGGGTAACAACGTCCCGTTGTTCGCGACACGGACCGAGGCCGACGCCCTGCCATTGTCGCTCGATGCCGCCGTGCGCTGGTTGCTGCATACGCAATGCTGGGACACCGCGGCCATCAAAACCGGTGTAATCGGTGACCCGAATGCTGAGAAAACGGGCAAAACGTCGGGAAACCCCACGGGCCCGCTGGGACAGCTGGGTGTGGTGATGCCGGTCGGGCGAACTCTCTACGACACTTTGCTTCTGAACACCCCGATCGGTATTCAGAAGCGACTGGGCACCCCGCATTGGGCGAAAGATCCTCTCGGTCCGCAGTGGAAGATTCGCGCACCGGAGAGCGTGCTGGACCTGTGGACGTGGCAGTCACGGCGGATCCGGCTGATGGCCGAATCCGCCCAGGCTGGTCTCGTTGTCTCACGAGTGGTGGTGTCCGCGGGGGACCGGTTCAGCGTTGGTGTGCCGGTATGGGAAACCCATACCGCGTGGCGGAAGGACAAGCCCGATAAACGGACCGGTGCCGCTCCGCTACGTCCGTTGCGGCACACGGCGGGCAAGGCGGCCTGGCGCGGACTGGACGCGCTGCTGGCCCTGGAGAAGGAGAACGGCGCGGCGCAGACCAGTGAGCTGATCGATCAGATCGCAGGTTTGGACGCCGAGGGCATCATCGATGTCGACTATCCGCTGCAGGTAGAGACCTTCGGCATCGTGTACGGCAACCAGTCCGCGGTGATCGAGGAACTGATCCATGACGTCGTGTCGGTGCCTGTGGCATCCCTGCGAGGTAAGGGGCTGGCCTACGAGGTGGTCATAGACGCCGCGATGCAGGCCGAACAGCTGGTCAACGCGATCAACCACCTCTCCGCCGACCTGCGCCGATCCGTGGGCGCCGCCCCGATCCCGTGGAACAAGGGGATGCGGCCGGGAGAGCAGCTACTCACCGCCCTCGACCCAGTGGTCCGGCGACTCCTGGCAGGCGTAACGGCGGACTCCCGTGATGAGGACAAACTTACCCGCGGACGCGAGGCATGGGAGCTGATGGCCTTCGACGCGGTTCATCGCTGCGCTGAACCGCTGTTCGCCCTCCCCGCAGCCGCGTTCAACGGCCGCAGCGAGAAATCGGGCAGCAAGGAACACCACTACAAACTCGGACTGGCGGCGAACCGGTTTCACACCTCGGTCAACGACACCCTCGGCCGAGCATCCGCTCTGCGCAATCGGCCGCACGAGGAGGAATAGATATATGGCTCAGAAATATTGGAACAGGTTCATCCGCGAAGGCACTGCAAAGCAGGAGCTGCCGCCTGGCGAACATCTTGCCGCGTTGCGGTCAGGTCTCGGCCGTGAAACGTTGACAGTTCCCAAGATGTGGCCGTTCTACACCATCGCGCCCGACGACAACGAAAAGCAGGAACGCTTTGGGGGCGTGACTGCCGACCAGCACGCCGAACATGCCGCACTGGCGTTGTTCGGGTTGCATCAACAGTCCCAGAAGACCCTGATGCACGTTCCTGGTGTCGGCCTCGGCTTCGCCCTGCGGGTCTTGCGTGGTCACGAGAAGTACAGCTCCGACGCGGTGGACCGCCGTGTATCAGCGATGGTGAGCTCCACTTCGGTGTCGACGCTGACCTACCAGTTACGCGGGCTGGTCACGCAACTCCGCGATGTCAAACAAGGGCTGGACTACGACCGACTGCTCCGCGACCTCGACGATTGGCACTGGCCCGACGGGCGGCAGCGCGTCCGAAAAGCCTGGGCACGGGGCTATCAACGGTGGGAAAAGCCCGCCGAGTCCACCACCGGCTGACCGAGACACCTCTGCCGCACATCAACTCAGACCAAAGGACGCACTTGACATGGCTCAGCATGTACGCATCGATATACACATTCTGCAGACTGTTCCGCCGGCCAACCTCAATCGCGACGACCAGGGAAACCCGAAGGAAGCCGTCTACGGCGGCGTCCGTCGTTCCCGCGTGTCCTCGCAAGCCTGGAAGCGGGCAGCACGGATGCGATTCGAAGACCGTATCCCCAAGCAAGACCTCGGGACCCGCACTCGCAAGGTCGCAGCCGAACTGGCCAAACGACTCAAGGCACGTACCTCTCTCGATTCCGAGAAGGCAGCACGCCTCGGCACTGCCGTTCTTGCCCCGGTCGGCATCGCCGCGGGGAAGAAAGCAGGCAACACCGCCTACCTGCTGTTCGTTGGCAACCGCCAACTCGATGCAGTGGTCGACCTCGTCGCAGATAGAGCAGACGAACTCGCCGCGCTCGACGACCAAGCGCTCGAGAAGGCTATGAAGGACCTGCCGGTCGCCGACCAGTTCACTCAG is a genomic window containing:
- a CDS encoding competence protein CoiA family protein — encoded protein: MGFSDQLTVALDLSCGQYVCAPTDPADPHVHDFRRKSLVGDRSLVCAACFTEFGKEVPVVVRARVGGQRRPHFAHPPGFAPVGGRHHPETLWHLTGKAVLAEWALRQPGVVEADTEVWLPRRERRADVRVVFADRREVALEVQGGPLTDAEWSQRHHDYRRNGVVDVWFWHPTSRPHWIVLSDPDSRQHLWTLDPAQRSASVMVGAPHRTLWPEPPTEDNPTHRVPHLPPCVYDELLAHPCRLDDLTLTPRGLAIPSQLHQSLTDALHHERELLRTRRRHRLNQHHHPTPATDPVHIDPSRTSSPVPNVVVVGITGRPPIADPEALAHLRWVRLQNRFVKNGHLPAYTDAPQFRRIRNVRQPLTCVNCSHTLSPDTAPGEIPSCPPALQIGNYQPPATRRPAAPLHDPATPSNSSRAASAITGDRAHIHRVNRQKVPDTDQLLLF
- a CDS encoding transposase — encoded protein: MAAPKKYPDELKARAVRLYLESDPKPTIRKLAQQLGVHHEALRNWIRQADTSGQRSEPASTDLAEENKRLRKQVAELERVNDILRSASAYFASELGQTRR
- a CDS encoding DDE-type integrase/transposase/recombinase, whose translation is MAHRLDTNRSAGGAGTGSGRAVFTADRPNRLWVADATRIPCGQGTFWLAAVRDAFSNRIVGWKTSDRCDTELVLGALEFAVWSRDIRDGELIHHSDRGLDLHSDPVR
- a CDS encoding IS3 family transposase, which produces MGSVGDSYDNALMENFFSTLKTELVYRRAWRTRDEAENALFAYIDGWYNSQRIQKKLGWRSPDEFEASYHHPVPASASSSNVG
- a CDS encoding IS630 family transposase yields the protein MARKPEVFVREVSPEEGRRLQKITKTSKQPIRTRRAIVVMASAQHQPVPAIARLMQVSEAYVRQVIHDFNERGFEALDPKWSGGRPPKTDRATRERIACIARCCPRDLGYPFSTWSLSKLRDMLATSKIADISRETLRTILREQGVSWQATKTWKAGTDPDFTTKMNRILDLYDHPPADGRVICVDEFGPLNLQPRPGRGWFPARKPRRLRATYHRDHGVRHLLGALDLATGRIHYRIRDRKRWIEFLAFLKTLRARWPGEKLYVIADNFSPHKRAEVRDWAAANNVELVFLPTYSSWLNWIESELAALRYFALNGTDHHSHNEQDAAIGAYIRWHNQHARPKRDFAVNSTIRRPDYLSNVA
- a CDS encoding IS3 family transposase, coding for MAECAAPNSFTSGGGEDVARMARLLKVSRSGYYQYRKRCRSTSLTPAAQRRADLAVKIVAHHRESAGTYGAPRITADLREAGERVTEKTVAKIMAQVGIEGISPRTFKVVTTVVDPRASFPPDLVGRRFDQGRLDAVWTSDITYLTCGEGDMYLCAIKDEHSKRVLGWSVADHMRTELVTDTLDKAIAARGGHGRGTVLHADRGSQYTASAMAAACHRHGLHRSMGATGICWDNAGAESLWSTFKHEHYYRHTYLTKTELVAARLTNGCTGTTLGAVTPRSG
- a CDS encoding transposase is translated as MSRKRRSFTTEYKVEAAHRVIDSGRTVAEVSRELGVHESLLGRWVADERRRVEAAAVHREQPLSGAERAELLRLRKQVAEQDKDIAFLKKASAYFAAMQQNRPGSS
- the cas3 gene encoding CRISPR-associated helicase Cas3', whose protein sequence is MNLLLSHLLDTAAVAELIWDRYLAESVRHQVSLVAGGVDAGRRLFVWLCGVHDLGKATPAFQSVDRHGAAAVRSVGLGWDERAVKARRWRHEKAGARVLESLLQEAGWGAEQRDWVWPLVAGHHGQFPSLGDLGPGRRREPELRGTGDWPKAQRALLAVYTRALGCGELFDLEPRVVPSRALQLALSGFIIMADWIASGEHFPGLDRLDQVNVKGARARAEKAWEAIGLARGWGRIPEPSADDFESRFGALPRASQRVAIECAARMARPGLMVVEAPMGEGKTRTALLCAEVLAARFGFDGVFVGMPTQATSDPMFTQVRAWVEKVNADVAAGVALLHGKRRFNAEWRGLVESAQGGDAEFASVGEDEFGLDDPYGCAEFDPCTWERPVRTVPAEWFLGAKRGLLAPFVVGTIDQLLLAATRTKHVMLRMAGLAGKVVILDEVHAADVYMSEFLVEGLRWLGQAGVPVILLSATLPPQQRERLLSAYLAGARGAEELERIVVEAEPGYPRVTTAWADTSGSPVVEQAAAPAWRAEPLRVNVQVFEEGRSITELLRDRLAEGGCVLIIRNTVDRAQQVYEELTSVFGSAVRLLHARMHIRERATVTEECLNVLGPKKDGVQRPLSIVVATQIAEQSFDVDADLLITDLAPMDLLLQRIGRMHRHDGVIRPPGLREPTVIVTGFTPRGDGPPQFDGGSEAIYGRYPLLCSAAAVLQAEGEGWKVPAQVPELVVAAYDGQVRTPQAWASEVADASQSWIADQQKRADTAAQFVLTRLGEHEYPTLEGLHRGEYVKDDDVRVRDGEESIEVILVRQDDHGYRAENGRRLGPNGEVDAEVLDDVLGGTLRLPTRLTRSGMESLRTLDGWRDHPWLRYSRALVLDRDSRARVGEAKVRYEEKLGLRVE
- the casA gene encoding type I-E CRISPR-associated protein Cse1/CasA; this encodes MTLVFHTAGQASEVRSGNTLNIVPYRMDESVNEGDLIRVVPLLPCRFDDGSVEALPVWRALVDSHRIVSIDVEVPTMLPAILRQLLLPIVLHALGSPRSRQEWGQRFDRGCFDAAEVEALDAYLAEYGDRFDVLHPVHPFGQVAGLRTKKGETKGAALLVATAPSGNNVPLFATRTEADALPLSLDAAVRWLLHTQCWDTAAIKTGVIGDPNAEKTGKTSGNPTGPLGQLGVVMPVGRTLYDTLLLNTPIGIQKRLGTPHWAKDPLGPQWKIRAPESVLDLWTWQSRRIRLMAESAQAGLVVSRVVVSAGDRFSVGVPVWETHTAWRKDKPDKRTGAAPLRPLRHTAGKAAWRGLDALLALEKENGAAQTSELIDQIAGLDAEGIIDVDYPLQVETFGIVYGNQSAVIEELIHDVVSVPVASLRGKGLAYEVVIDAAMQAEQLVNAINHLSADLRRSVGAAPIPWNKGMRPGEQLLTALDPVVRRLLAGVTADSRDEDKLTRGREAWELMAFDAVHRCAEPLFALPAAAFNGRSEKSGSKEHHYKLGLAANRFHTSVNDTLGRASALRNRPHEEE
- the casB gene encoding type I-E CRISPR-associated protein Cse2/CasB — its product is MAQKYWNRFIREGTAKQELPPGEHLAALRSGLGRETLTVPKMWPFYTIAPDDNEKQERFGGVTADQHAEHAALALFGLHQQSQKTLMHVPGVGLGFALRVLRGHEKYSSDAVDRRVSAMVSSTSVSTLTYQLRGLVTQLRDVKQGLDYDRLLRDLDDWHWPDGRQRVRKAWARGYQRWEKPAESTTG